In one Melaminivora jejuensis genomic region, the following are encoded:
- the tsaB gene encoding tRNA (adenosine(37)-N6)-threonylcarbamoyltransferase complex dimerization subunit type 1 TsaB — protein sequence MNLLAFDTSTDTLSIAVQHGAQVLEHIGPGGAQASITLIPAIRALLLQAGLGVDDLRAVVFGRGPGSFTGLRTACSVAQGLAFGARAGQGIDVLPVDTLLAVAEQARRQHGCTRVLAALDARMDEVYWAPFEWQGAGDGAADEGHWSGPTDFQLTAPEAVLVPAGWTLAGNARTAYGERISAAAHAPALPTAAALLALAPALLARGATVAPEDALPHYVRDKVAQTSAEREAARQAAAAAQP from the coding sequence ATGAACCTGCTCGCCTTCGACACCAGTACCGACACGCTCTCCATCGCCGTGCAGCATGGCGCGCAGGTGCTGGAGCACATCGGCCCGGGCGGCGCGCAGGCCTCCATCACGCTGATCCCGGCCATCCGCGCGCTGCTGCTGCAGGCTGGCCTGGGCGTGGACGACCTGCGGGCCGTGGTCTTCGGACGCGGCCCGGGTTCGTTCACCGGGCTGCGCACGGCGTGCTCGGTAGCCCAGGGCCTGGCCTTCGGCGCGCGCGCCGGCCAAGGCATCGATGTGCTGCCGGTCGATACCCTGCTGGCCGTGGCCGAGCAGGCACGCCGCCAGCACGGTTGCACCCGGGTGCTGGCGGCGCTCGATGCACGCATGGACGAGGTCTATTGGGCGCCCTTCGAGTGGCAGGGCGCGGGCGATGGCGCTGCAGACGAAGGCCACTGGAGCGGCCCGACGGACTTCCAGTTGACCGCCCCCGAGGCCGTGCTCGTGCCAGCAGGCTGGACGCTGGCCGGCAATGCCCGCACGGCCTACGGTGAGCGGATCAGCGCAGCCGCACACGCTCCGGCCTTGCCCACGGCAGCAGCGCTGCTGGCCCTGGCGCCCGCCCTGCTGGCACGCGGCGCGACCGTCGCCCCCGAAGATGCCCTGCCGCACTACGTGCGCGACAAGGTGGCCCAGACCAGCGCCGAGCGCGAGGCCGCCCGCCAGGCCGCTGCCGCAGCCCAGCCATGA